One genomic region from Pirellulales bacterium encodes:
- a CDS encoding ligase-associated DNA damage response exonuclease, whose protein sequence is MDDLLVSTASGLFCPAGDFYVDPWCPVRSAVITHAHGDHATPGSEHYLATVDGMSILQARLGADAQIQSLAYSEPLSLGDVTVSLHPAGHILGSAQIRIERRGEVWVVTGDYKTADDPTCLSFEPLHCHTLITESTFGLPVYRWEQQSLTFERINAWWQANANAGIASMIFAYSLGKAQRLLSGLNPSIGPIFCHGAVERMNERYREAGVSLPETTYTGKTADRRAWAGAIIIAPTSAQGSAWLRRFGDLSTAFVSGWMQIRGARRRRAVDRGFALSDHADWPELLNVISSSGAERVLVTHGFVEPVVRWLRENGWQANPLHTELRGEPDEVAEPQDESQSGGEP, encoded by the coding sequence GTGGACGACCTGCTCGTATCGACTGCCTCCGGATTATTTTGCCCGGCTGGCGATTTCTATGTGGATCCCTGGTGCCCAGTTCGCTCAGCGGTAATCACGCACGCCCATGGTGACCATGCAACTCCGGGATCTGAACATTACCTGGCGACCGTGGACGGAATGAGCATTTTGCAGGCGCGGCTCGGTGCGGACGCGCAAATCCAATCGCTCGCGTACAGCGAGCCCCTGTCACTGGGTGACGTTACAGTTTCCTTACACCCGGCCGGGCATATCTTGGGCTCAGCACAAATTCGCATCGAGCGCAGAGGCGAAGTTTGGGTTGTAACCGGTGATTACAAAACTGCGGATGACCCGACATGCTTGTCCTTCGAGCCGCTCCACTGCCACACCCTTATTACGGAGTCAACATTTGGCTTGCCCGTCTATCGCTGGGAACAGCAGTCCCTAACATTCGAGCGGATTAATGCCTGGTGGCAGGCGAACGCCAATGCGGGAATCGCTTCGATGATTTTTGCCTATTCCCTCGGAAAAGCTCAGCGGCTGCTTAGCGGACTAAATCCTTCGATCGGACCAATCTTCTGCCATGGCGCCGTTGAGCGAATGAATGAGCGATACCGCGAGGCTGGCGTCTCTCTACCCGAAACAACGTACACTGGCAAAACTGCCGATAGGCGCGCGTGGGCCGGCGCTATCATCATTGCGCCAACTTCCGCGCAAGGTTCAGCTTGGTTAAGACGATTTGGCGACCTCTCAACGGCATTCGTGTCAGGCTGGATGCAGATTCGCGGTGCGCGGCGACGACGGGCTGTGGATCGCGGCTTCGCGTTATCCGACCATGCCGATTGGCCTGAACTGCTCAATGTCATTAGTTCCTCCGGCGCCGAGCGCGTGCTGGTAACGCACGGTTTTGTCGAACCAGTGGTCCGGTGGCTCAGAGAGAACGGTTGGCAGGCTAATCCACTGCATACAGAGTTACGTGGCGAACCTGACGAAGTTGCCGAGCCACAGGACGAATCACAAAGCGGAGGCGAGCCATGA
- a CDS encoding ATP-dependent DNA ligase — translation MKQFAALYRCLDETTKTNHKIACLSNYFQAADPADAAWAVYFLSGRKPKRLLRNTELRQWCVEEAKIPMWLFDECHEAVGDLAETIALLLPEPNASSDVPLHELVEQRLLSLPQLDPSSQRCLVINAWHQMDRFQRLVWNKLLTGAFRVGVSQTLVARALAGTAGVPMATVSHRLMGSWHPSSEFFRSLIAKESEDTDLSRPYPFCLAHALEGSPAALGDPADWQAEWKWDGIRAQLVCRERLVSLWTRGEELVTDRFPELGPMAAELPGGTVLDGEIVAWKDGHVMPFTFLQQRIGRKTLGKKILESVPVRFIAFDLLEKGYQDVRGRPLSERRKLLEAVVRDPNSYLMLSPLESAASWQELALRREQSRQLNVEGLMLKSLQSPYGAGRVTGLWWKWKIDPHTIDAVLIYAQLGHGRRAGLYTDYTFGVWNDGNLVPFAKAYSGLTDDEIREVDQFVRQNTTERFGPVRHVRPALVFEIAFENIQLSNRHKSGIAVRFPRISRWRHDKSPEEADSLDAIRLLLRQAPCEVPTKL, via the coding sequence ATGAAGCAATTCGCCGCGCTCTACCGCTGCCTCGATGAAACGACCAAGACGAATCATAAGATCGCCTGCCTGTCTAATTACTTCCAAGCAGCCGATCCTGCAGACGCTGCCTGGGCCGTCTACTTCTTGAGTGGACGCAAACCGAAGCGGCTGCTTCGCAACACGGAACTTCGGCAATGGTGCGTTGAGGAAGCAAAGATACCGATGTGGCTTTTCGACGAATGCCACGAGGCGGTCGGTGATCTGGCGGAAACAATTGCCTTGCTTCTTCCCGAGCCAAACGCATCGAGCGATGTGCCGCTGCACGAACTTGTGGAACAACGGCTTCTCAGCTTGCCGCAGCTCGACCCATCGTCACAGCGATGCCTCGTGATCAATGCCTGGCATCAGATGGATCGCTTCCAACGATTGGTTTGGAACAAACTCCTGACAGGCGCTTTTCGGGTGGGTGTTTCGCAAACTCTCGTCGCTCGGGCGTTGGCGGGAACGGCCGGAGTACCGATGGCAACTGTCTCGCATCGACTCATGGGATCCTGGCATCCCTCGTCCGAATTCTTTCGCAGCCTGATTGCAAAAGAATCGGAGGATACTGACTTATCAAGGCCCTATCCCTTCTGCTTGGCACATGCGCTCGAAGGATCGCCCGCAGCGCTCGGTGATCCCGCGGACTGGCAGGCAGAGTGGAAATGGGATGGGATTCGCGCACAGTTGGTCTGCCGCGAAAGGTTGGTGTCACTTTGGACCCGCGGCGAGGAATTAGTCACAGATCGTTTTCCAGAGCTGGGGCCAATGGCAGCCGAGCTGCCGGGCGGGACCGTTCTCGATGGAGAAATCGTTGCCTGGAAAGATGGTCACGTGATGCCGTTTACCTTTTTGCAGCAACGCATCGGTCGCAAGACGCTGGGCAAAAAGATTCTGGAATCGGTGCCCGTTCGATTCATCGCCTTTGATCTTCTGGAGAAAGGCTACCAAGATGTGCGCGGCCGCCCTTTGTCAGAGCGGAGAAAGCTGCTGGAAGCCGTGGTGCGCGATCCCAACAGTTACCTCATGCTGAGTCCTCTAGAATCTGCGGCAAGCTGGCAAGAATTGGCGCTTCGACGCGAACAAAGTCGGCAGCTCAATGTTGAAGGGTTGATGCTCAAATCGCTGCAGTCACCTTATGGAGCCGGCCGAGTGACGGGACTGTGGTGGAAATGGAAGATCGATCCACATACGATCGACGCAGTTCTGATCTACGCTCAGCTGGGACATGGCCGGCGCGCCGGCCTCTATACTGACTATACGTTTGGCGTCTGGAACGATGGAAACCTGGTGCCGTTTGCGAAGGCTTATTCAGGATTAACCGATGACGAAATTCGCGAGGTAGACCAGTTCGTTCGGCAAAATACTACGGAACGTTTTGGTCCAGTGCGGCACGTCAGACCAGCACTGGTCTTTGAAATCGCCTTCGAGAACATTCAGCTATCGAACCGGCACAAGTCCGGCATCGCCGTCCGTTTTCCCCGCATTTCGCGATGGCGGCACGACAAATCTCCAGAAGAAGCCGATTCGTTGGATGCGATTCGACTTTTGCTACGGCAGGCTCCGTGTGAGGTCCCGACGAAACTCTAG
- a CDS encoding BON domain-containing protein, with translation MKSILYLGILCLIGLAGCNEAKTPSIPATAGQGGTRTVEPTNTAVNVRDRTETAKTPIDQNENQSDINLTATIRKRVVGTEMSTDAHNVKIISQEGHVTLRGPVKSPEEKAQIEAIAREVAGKEKVDSQLEVNP, from the coding sequence ATGAAAAGCATTCTCTACCTCGGTATTCTGTGCCTTATTGGCCTCGCCGGATGTAACGAGGCCAAGACCCCGTCCATTCCGGCCACTGCTGGGCAAGGAGGAACTCGCACCGTCGAGCCTACGAATACGGCTGTCAATGTTCGAGATCGCACTGAGACCGCCAAGACTCCGATTGATCAAAATGAGAATCAATCCGACATCAATCTCACAGCGACGATTCGCAAGCGCGTTGTCGGAACCGAAATGTCGACCGACGCGCACAACGTCAAAATCATTTCTCAAGAGGGTCACGTAACACTGCGCGGACCGGTCAAATCGCCTGAAGAGAAAGCCCAGATCGAAGCAATTGCCCGGGAGGTCGCAGGTAAAGAGAAGGTTGACAGCCAACTTGAAGTCAATCCCTGA
- a CDS encoding Gfo/Idh/MocA family oxidoreductase: MNLITNLLHLHRNGNPVRFAVIGLGNFAQTAILPAFANTEGKAQLVALVTGDVEKAAKLSRKYKTPAYSYDDYEGLLASRKVDAVYVATPNSEHRTYAEPAAHAGVHVLCEKPLAYSVEDARAIVNTCQKHKVRLMTAYRLHFEEGNLAAIEAAHSGKIGEARLFTSAHTMQVEPDNIRVHLSLGGGPLEDIGIYCLNAARYIFKAEPEEVTAFAVRSKDRRFKEVPEAVSATLRFPKDRLATFLCGFGETKVSEYQIIGTEGILKMEPAFTWHGDIEQTISHKEKSTTKTFKHRDQIAAEIIYFSDCIRQNKNPEPSGREGLLDVRIIDALRKSYLGHRTIKLPPLAKTKRPHRSQSIKRSPPRKPAPLKAPAPSKE; encoded by the coding sequence ATGAATCTGATCACAAACTTGCTTCATCTTCACCGTAATGGCAACCCGGTCCGTTTCGCAGTCATCGGATTAGGAAACTTCGCTCAGACCGCCATTTTGCCCGCCTTTGCCAATACTGAGGGCAAAGCCCAACTCGTGGCTCTTGTGACCGGTGACGTCGAAAAGGCGGCCAAGCTCAGCCGCAAGTACAAGACACCGGCCTACAGCTACGACGATTACGAAGGGCTTCTTGCCAGTCGTAAGGTGGACGCGGTTTACGTTGCTACGCCTAATTCTGAGCACCGGACCTATGCCGAACCCGCAGCGCATGCCGGAGTGCACGTATTGTGTGAAAAGCCACTGGCTTATTCGGTGGAAGATGCCCGGGCAATCGTGAACACGTGTCAAAAGCACAAGGTGCGTTTGATGACCGCGTACCGGCTGCATTTTGAGGAAGGAAATCTCGCCGCAATTGAGGCGGCGCATTCCGGCAAGATTGGCGAAGCCAGGTTATTCACTTCGGCGCACACGATGCAGGTTGAACCGGACAACATTCGGGTCCACCTGTCGCTCGGTGGTGGTCCGTTGGAGGATATCGGCATCTACTGCCTGAATGCCGCGCGCTACATCTTTAAGGCTGAGCCGGAGGAGGTAACCGCCTTTGCCGTTCGAAGTAAAGATCGTCGATTCAAAGAAGTCCCCGAGGCGGTATCTGCGACACTTCGCTTCCCCAAGGACAGGCTAGCGACGTTCCTCTGTGGCTTCGGAGAAACGAAGGTCTCTGAGTACCAAATTATCGGCACTGAAGGCATATTGAAGATGGAGCCCGCGTTTACCTGGCATGGCGACATCGAACAGACGATCTCGCATAAGGAGAAATCCACAACCAAGACGTTTAAACACCGCGATCAGATTGCTGCGGAAATCATATATTTCTCTGATTGCATTCGGCAAAACAAGAACCCTGAACCATCTGGCCGCGAAGGATTACTCGATGTGCGGATTATCGACGCCTTACGCAAGTCTTACTTGGGACACCGGACGATCAAGTTACCGCCGCTCGCGAAGACAAAGCGGCCACATCGGAGCCAATCTATCAAGAGAAGTCCTCCCAGAAAGCCCGCGCCGCTGAAGGCTCCTGCTCCTTCTAAGGAATAG
- a CDS encoding rhodanese-like domain-containing protein gives MKGEEIMPQGPRFEKLASDAKSRIKEISPAEAANEQASGALLIDVREAADFEKEHAAGAVHLSKGVVEMKIEQQAPDTATEIICYCGGGSRSALVADNLQKMGYENVRSMIGGFKAWKEARLPIEK, from the coding sequence TTGAAAGGAGAAGAGATCATGCCGCAAGGTCCACGTTTTGAAAAACTGGCAAGTGACGCCAAGTCGCGGATTAAAGAAATCTCGCCCGCCGAGGCAGCGAATGAGCAAGCGAGTGGAGCTTTATTGATTGACGTGCGCGAAGCGGCGGATTTTGAGAAGGAGCATGCCGCCGGCGCCGTGCATTTGAGCAAGGGTGTCGTGGAGATGAAGATCGAGCAACAAGCACCCGATACGGCTACCGAGATTATCTGCTACTGCGGCGGCGGTAGTCGATCAGCGCTTGTAGCCGACAATCTGCAAAAGATGGGGTATGAGAATGTCCGCTCAATGATTGGAGGCTTCAAGGCTTGGAAAGAGGCTCGTTTGCCAATCGAGAAGTAA
- a CDS encoding DUF2252 domain-containing protein → MIGTTKQPSVEAGREKRLNFGKHLRAAAPRSDHAKWDIRGPMDPLPLVGEWSAGRIVGLVVIRHGRMADSPLSFFRGSAVVMARDLAKTSVSGLRVQACNDAHLLNFGLFASPERNLLFDINDFDETLDGPWEWDLKRMAVSFVLTGREHGICGADCKDTISAAARAYRKSMLRYCGMSPLDIWYSRVNEKAVRKVFASDIRKAVDDRLDKAHANGPTQAQSWLVTNNGDRPKLADDPPLTRHAGHLLSRHKLVELLGHYRESLPEDHRQVFDRYELVDHVFKAVGLESIGTRCFVVYLSGPEGAPLFLQIKEATPSIIDRIGGCRWKGNQGRRTVLGQRLIQGTTDIFLGWSHDEGRDYYLRQFRDMKGTLAPEATSSEVLLDYAKLCGRTLARAHARSGDACSIAGYLGADDAFERALSKFAGAYASQVERDFDAFRKAAIAGKFPTSKG, encoded by the coding sequence ATGATTGGCACGACAAAGCAGCCGTCGGTTGAGGCGGGCCGAGAGAAGCGTCTCAATTTTGGCAAGCATTTGCGCGCGGCAGCGCCGCGCTCCGATCATGCCAAGTGGGATATCCGCGGGCCGATGGACCCTCTGCCGCTGGTTGGTGAGTGGTCGGCCGGTCGAATTGTCGGATTGGTGGTGATTCGTCACGGTCGGATGGCCGATTCCCCACTGTCCTTCTTTCGCGGTTCGGCAGTCGTCATGGCCCGCGATCTGGCAAAAACTTCCGTCTCAGGGCTTAGGGTTCAGGCCTGCAACGACGCGCACCTTCTGAACTTCGGACTCTTTGCGAGTCCTGAACGGAACTTGCTCTTCGATATCAACGACTTCGACGAGACGTTGGACGGTCCTTGGGAATGGGATTTGAAGCGTATGGCCGTAAGTTTCGTGCTTACGGGGCGGGAGCATGGCATTTGCGGAGCAGACTGCAAGGACACGATCAGTGCAGCGGCCCGGGCCTACCGCAAAAGCATGTTACGCTACTGCGGGATGTCACCCCTGGATATCTGGTATTCGCGGGTTAACGAAAAAGCGGTACGCAAAGTATTCGCCAGCGACATCCGCAAAGCTGTCGACGACCGCTTAGACAAAGCACATGCCAATGGTCCGACGCAAGCGCAGAGCTGGCTCGTTACCAACAATGGCGATCGTCCTAAACTCGCCGATGATCCGCCCCTGACGCGCCACGCTGGACACCTTCTATCCCGTCACAAGCTCGTCGAGCTACTCGGGCATTATCGCGAGTCATTGCCTGAAGATCATCGCCAGGTCTTTGACCGCTATGAGTTAGTGGACCACGTGTTCAAAGCCGTTGGCTTAGAAAGCATCGGAACACGCTGCTTCGTGGTGTACCTAAGTGGCCCGGAGGGCGCGCCACTCTTTTTGCAAATCAAGGAGGCCACGCCCTCGATCATTGACCGAATTGGAGGTTGTCGCTGGAAGGGCAATCAGGGAAGGCGAACCGTTCTCGGTCAGCGCTTGATCCAGGGAACCACAGACATTTTTTTGGGATGGTCTCATGACGAAGGAAGGGATTATTACCTTCGCCAGTTTCGGGACATGAAGGGAACGCTCGCGCCGGAGGCAACATCCAGCGAAGTTTTGTTGGATTATGCCAAGCTTTGCGGCAGGACTCTGGCGCGGGCCCATGCGCGGTCCGGAGATGCTTGTAGTATTGCCGGCTATCTTGGCGCCGACGATGCATTTGAGAGGGCTCTTTCGAAATTCGCCGGTGCCTATGCGAGCCAAGTCGAGCGGGACTTCGATGCTTTCCGCAAGGCTGCCATCGCAGGCAAATTTCCCACGTCTAAAGGATAA
- a CDS encoding CHAD domain-containing protein: protein MNLRLPTWSLSIHLLPSPALLFPLLFLPDWLRHSGWKKEKRVRNDRLLGGFETRYNPPRYLSLGDVLPQLLTEIEHFFVFFNEMEGRTFTIPGRRDVIRAHQLIDAAMGKKRKPKRLEKGGLGQESEPDMTFALRSEEPIAKGLKRSLRSDIERALRELDGLNAEGLIHRLRKRIKRMRALLRLVRHDIGTKTFRYIDTRFQKAGKQLAELRDAEVLRTTADKLKNDRVVRITRKDFHKLHEQLATRHNSALVQLLGKKHKVQRIKQHLKESKKTIGEWKLESGWSLIRAGIMATYNTSQSCLKKAIADPSIENLHSWRKEVKCLWHQMQFIHALHARRISPLEKVLHELATALGDDHDLANLSQLITDNDDEADRSGFALTFAAGTMSKRGKLQEQAFKLGRYFFDQSSERFDQHLRKGRPLSHASS from the coding sequence ATGAATCTTCGGCTGCCGACCTGGTCGCTGAGTATCCACCTGCTTCCTTCCCCGGCCCTCCTTTTTCCGCTCCTTTTCCTACCCGATTGGTTGAGACATAGCGGATGGAAAAAGGAAAAACGGGTCCGCAACGATCGATTATTGGGCGGATTTGAGACGCGGTACAATCCGCCACGTTACCTTTCACTAGGGGATGTCCTGCCGCAACTACTTACTGAGATTGAGCACTTCTTTGTCTTTTTCAATGAGATGGAAGGCCGCACATTTACCATTCCGGGTCGACGCGACGTGATTCGCGCGCATCAGTTGATCGATGCAGCAATGGGCAAAAAGCGCAAACCAAAGAGACTCGAAAAAGGCGGCTTAGGCCAGGAAAGTGAACCTGATATGACGTTCGCGCTGCGATCCGAAGAGCCAATCGCCAAAGGCTTAAAACGCTCCCTCAGAAGCGATATCGAGCGCGCCTTGCGAGAGCTCGATGGCCTAAATGCCGAGGGTCTAATCCACCGACTCCGCAAGCGAATAAAGCGGATGCGCGCCTTGCTTCGACTCGTTCGCCACGATATCGGGACAAAGACGTTTCGGTACATTGATACCCGCTTCCAAAAAGCCGGCAAACAGCTCGCGGAATTACGCGACGCCGAGGTGTTGCGTACAACAGCGGACAAACTAAAAAACGACAGAGTTGTCCGTATCACGCGGAAAGATTTCCACAAGTTGCACGAACAATTGGCCACGCGTCACAACTCCGCGTTGGTGCAGTTGCTTGGCAAAAAGCATAAAGTTCAGCGCATTAAGCAACACTTGAAGGAGTCGAAGAAAACCATCGGCGAATGGAAACTCGAATCGGGCTGGTCGCTCATTCGAGCGGGAATCATGGCAACTTATAACACGTCCCAGAGCTGCCTGAAAAAGGCGATCGCTGATCCATCGATCGAGAATCTCCATTCGTGGCGCAAGGAGGTAAAATGCCTTTGGCACCAGATGCAATTCATTCATGCATTGCATGCCCGCCGCATATCGCCGTTGGAAAAAGTTTTACATGAGCTCGCGACGGCCCTCGGAGACGATCACGATCTGGCAAACCTATCGCAGCTAATCACCGATAATGATGACGAGGCCGACCGCTCCGGCTTTGCGCTAACCTTTGCCGCGGGGACTATGAGTAAGCGCGGCAAACTTCAGGAACAAGCCTTTAAGCTGGGTCGATACTTTTTTGACCAGTCGTCGGAACGATTTGATCAACATCTGCGCAAGGGCAGACCGCTTAGCCACGCTTCCAGTTAA
- a CDS encoding M28 family peptidase, with product MLPLIFITAYAARSPAERLSMRHEQRSAFERRVRALAAFGHRGSTTNRERAAADYLFEEFKSVGFEPERETFTGSKSFGARVLIHVLIATVGAMGLWIWPVLSIGVDIIVLLSLWAENSTRGIWLSRPLVRYPSINLSATIPAVAPRLRLIVSGHYDTQRTGILWRIGKYVIPLFWWLPAFLKPPLTLLGVVIVGQSVLSAFAMIHGPHPAITTGNLVVLGLYLFAIVLLADWAIGPFVPGAADNATGAAAALALGEAWQTEPVQGVELVILIPSCEESGLLGATAWADRHRQELKELPTIFLNFDNLGVGPPRFFDADLPLFGWPIMYPDEMVNMAKETARSIGLEDIDPHTMPGPTDGLAFLVRGIPGMTIVSFRAHGYMPWYHLPGDTADHLDFDEAWRAVSFGWELLQRFATNQSKTIAQR from the coding sequence TTGCTGCCACTCATCTTCATTACCGCATACGCCGCTCGAAGCCCGGCCGAAAGGCTATCAATGCGTCACGAACAGCGATCGGCTTTTGAGCGGCGAGTTCGCGCCCTCGCTGCCTTTGGCCATCGAGGGTCCACGACAAACCGGGAACGGGCCGCCGCCGACTATCTATTTGAGGAGTTCAAATCGGTTGGGTTTGAGCCGGAACGCGAGACGTTTACTGGCTCGAAGTCGTTCGGTGCTCGTGTTCTCATTCATGTCTTGATTGCAACCGTTGGCGCCATGGGCCTCTGGATATGGCCAGTGTTATCCATCGGCGTCGACATCATCGTGCTACTGTCGTTGTGGGCCGAGAATTCGACACGAGGCATTTGGCTTAGTCGGCCGCTCGTGCGCTATCCGTCGATTAACCTCTCCGCCACCATCCCCGCCGTGGCGCCAAGGCTGCGCTTGATCGTCAGTGGTCACTACGACACGCAAAGAACGGGGATTCTCTGGCGCATCGGCAAATACGTGATACCGCTTTTCTGGTGGTTGCCGGCATTCTTGAAGCCTCCTTTAACCCTTTTGGGAGTAGTGATCGTCGGACAAAGCGTGCTAAGTGCTTTTGCGATGATCCATGGCCCCCATCCCGCTATCACGACCGGCAATCTCGTGGTGCTCGGCCTCTATTTATTTGCCATCGTATTATTGGCTGACTGGGCGATCGGACCTTTTGTGCCCGGGGCGGCAGACAATGCGACCGGGGCGGCCGCGGCGCTCGCGCTAGGTGAAGCCTGGCAGACAGAACCCGTCCAAGGAGTGGAACTCGTCATCCTAATTCCGAGTTGTGAGGAATCGGGTTTGTTGGGGGCTACCGCCTGGGCAGACCGGCACCGGCAGGAGCTAAAGGAACTGCCTACGATCTTCTTGAATTTCGACAACCTAGGAGTTGGTCCACCGAGGTTTTTTGACGCTGACCTTCCCTTGTTCGGTTGGCCGATCATGTATCCTGACGAAATGGTCAACATGGCCAAAGAGACGGCGCGGTCGATCGGGCTCGAAGACATCGATCCCCATACGATGCCGGGACCGACCGATGGGTTAGCATTCCTCGTTCGCGGCATACCCGGCATGACGATCGTCAGTTTTCGTGCACATGGTTATATGCCCTGGTATCACCTGCCCGGCGACACCGCCGATCATCTCGATTTCGACGAAGCGTGGCGGG